ACATTTTTATGAGCACAGAATTTTGGGTTCACAGTTTCCGTCATTGGATTGTTCAAAGgggtgttcgaatcttggctgtcctagggactgtagccatggttagagcccttccttatcatgtctaggacgtgaccaaatcatctTTTCAAAGCTTGTTTCATAGATCCCTCAGATTTTTACAGAAACATGACAAGTGCTCTTCGGTTTTCAAAATCTGATTTTTTGGTGTGAGTAACTTTCGGTTTTTGGAGATGTTGGATGAATTgtggttggctcctagcccgTAGCCATGGTttatacaacactccatcatgtctagattgagccaCGGTCGattaaatggccactggaacgacacaagacaacCAAATATTTCATTACATCACACTACAGTACCCcaaagggtgctctcgggtggaagCTGTGAGTGTCTTAGGTAATGGATTGGTTTGTGATTgacttttagcccttagccatggtccaagccatgacctaggatgttggtaagagtccttgggcggtggttcaagcccatggTCATTTATTTCAGGATTttcactacaaacacacaagctacTACTGCTGCCTTTTTGACAACAGCTTTGGGTCACGGTTTTGgaggtggtttgagttcttggttggcttttagtccatggccttggacttgacactaccttaatgagttaggaaagtcatgtttttggccgtttgtgatttggttgagattagaggtcgtacgagaatttatggtgaaacgtgccaaaatgactctcgaaagagtgttttatatttttggattcctttcacctattttcgtgttttacagttcttattcatatttttcaatatatttggggtattttaatcatggttaaacgtcggtttaatgttggttagggttggtacgaagccatgattaaaaatcaagctATTGGTTCTattcgtctcgtttttggttctattgttaattttttgtcaagttaagatttattgcatgtgtcacatattagaattaagtcgcagcaagcctgggaacgatccaactcatccggtaaaagtaaagttataattatattacgtgcataaaaatataaaatgtttaatttttagatatatgctatatgtcttgtgaccaccttatgcttatgggttttgaagtcggtaggcgcaaccgaggacctcgccgcctggtgacttacgaccggtttatgattatgtttgggtacggacatccagtccaagggctgtgattgatctctaccgcccaatatactgtggtttagtctgatcaggcgctcacgttatgttatgggccacttgcttagaaacattatctctaccagaaaattatgatatgatatgacagagctctattgagcaaagcttttacgtatgattttcagatatgcacgtagatataattattcatgatatgatTTTCAACATatgctttacgatactttatttttacgttgcatgcgattttatgatatatattacttgttattcacgatatatacatgtttagtctttagactcactagacttgattgttgtaggtactgatgaggtcgagacggagggcgtagaccagtgagctatcttgtggcagcagtagtaaacccgaggacctcatgttttagcttatgcaccttttattatttaaactcagttttaataagttggatatattttaagttgttgtttgaaaataatatttgcttccattgttattttaaagttaaaattatttaaatgtttattttataaatgaggcaagataattatttatttagaaaatttttaataattccgcaaaaatatgaatacgaaatacagGCCTCTACATCGACGCTTAGATTCATGTCTTGTGGGAAAAGTTCTTTCATCCAAAGCAGTAAATCGAGACACTTTTAGAACTCATATGCCTCGAATTCTACAAGCCAAGAAACCAGTGAATATTGAAGTGGTGGGTGAGAATACTTTCTTACTTGACTTTCACTCAGTTATTGATAGACGACACACACTTATGGATGGTCCTTGGACGTTCTTCAAGGATTTGGTTGTTTTTAAAGCTCCCAAGGGTCTACAAAAGCCGGCAGACTTAGTTTTTGATGAAATGCCTATTTGGGTTCAATGCTATAATATCCCGATAGCTTTTATGCAATCGACCATTTTGAGAAATATTGGCTCCGAAATAGGTCTTGTTATTGATATCGAAGAAAGAGACAATGAGAATTTTACAAGGCGCTTTGCACGAGTTAGGGTGATACTCGATATTACTAAACCTCTCAAGCAAGGAATTTGGGTGTGCAAACCGAAGAGAAGTTAGAAGAAGTATGTATTGTACTCTTGTATGAAGGTCTTCCCAATTTTTGCTTCAATTGCGGGATTATAGGGCACGCCCAAAGGAATTGTGATTCACAAATCAAGGAAGGTCAATCAAACAAGTATGGTAACTAGCTACGTACCCAAGCTATAGCAGGTGTATGAAATTATATTGTCTACAATTCCCACAAAAATCTTAGCAGTGATTCAATCAGTGTGCCAACTCAAGACCATGACAATAGTTCAGATTTGCGGGAAATGATTAAGTCTCCCACAAAATTTTTAGAGGCAGTTTCATCCAGGGAGAAAAACGAAACAGGAGACAACTCACTACTTGTTCTAGACAATCAGAAGCCGAAATTAAATATGGAAGGCAGTGAACAATTAGATCTCATCGAGATGAGTATACTCGACGACAGTAGCGTGGTACCAGCCAAGACCATTATCCAAtctattcaaaataaaaatggaaGACAATGGCACGAGGGCTTCAAAATATACAGGCTGAGACTACTACAGACTTTGAGGTTAATAAGTTAGGGAAACGTCCAATCCAAGTCCAAGATGGCCCCTTCAATACTGACAAAAAATCAAAGGCCATTAGCGAGGAACGGTTTGACATGGTTCTCCATACGGCAAAGGTTGCGATGCAACCTCGCTGATCGCCATGAGTTGTCTAATTTGGAATGCACGAGGGTTTGGGAATTAACGTGAAATCCATGAACTACATCATCTTTTAGAAGAAAGTAACTCATCCCTAGTTTTTATTAGTGAAGCTACGCTGGTGGACGCACAGTGCAACTGGTGGAGGAGGAAATTTCGACTTGATGGCCTTTTTGTTGTGAATTGTGATCGACGCTGGGGGGTCTTGTTCTCTTGTGGAGGTAACCTTTTGAGGTACGTATCCAATCCTACTCTACCGGTCACATCGATTATTTCATTTATTATGGTTGCCACCGATGGCgctttatgagattttatggcAATTCAGTCATAGTTCTCCGCCACCATTCTTGGCAGCTTCTCAAACGTTTAGCAAGAATGCATGAATTGATTTCTTTGCCGTGGATGGTAGCTGgggattttaataaaatattatttgattCTGAGAAAAGGGAGGGATTCCGAGAAATGTGAAACACATGTCTGATTTTGTGGAAGTAATATAAGATAGTGGAATTCAAGATATGCATTTTCCAGGTGATCCGTTTACTTGGTGTAATCGACGTGGAGGAGATGAGACTATCCTAGCTAGATTGGATCGCTTTTTCTGCAGCGCTAGCTGGAATTTAAACTTCCCAGATGCTGAGGTTAAACACTTAGAGTTTTATGGCTCTGATAATCGAGAACTATTCATGAGTCTTAAAAACCCTCTTAGGAGAAACACAAATCCAGGCCATAGAAGATTTACTTTTGAACACAAGTGGCTTTTGGAAGAGGACTTCGAAGGGTAATTTTATCATAAGTGGGATGTACTCGTGCGAAATATTAGTCTTCCAGACTTGTTACATCGCTGCAGCTCATATCTCAAGAGCTGGGCTGGGAATCGGTTGATCATTtgagaaggaaaataaaaaatcttcGACAATAGTTGAAAGGGTTTATGCGATCTCAGGTTATCAAACATAATATGGCCAGAATCTCTCAGCTGGAACGAGACATTGAGAGGTTAGAGGAACATGACGAACTTCATTGGGATCAGAGATCAAGGATCAATTGACTGAAACATGGGGATCGAAATACAAATGTTTTTTCACTCCTCAGCTTCTACCAGACTGAGAACGAATGCCATCAAAGGGTTGTTTAATTCAAAGGGAGAATGGTGTGAGGACGATCAATGTCTTGGGGAAATTACTTTAGATTATTTGACACTCTCTTTTCATCCTCTTAACCATCTCAGGTGGGTATTGCAAAAGAAACAAATGCGGTTGATGCAGTGGTAGATGTTTAGATGAATGGAGTTTTATGTGCCCTTTTTACGGGTGAAGAGGTTCGATGTGCGGTCTTCGATATGCATTCATCCAAAGCCCTCGGGCGGATGGTTTAACAGCGCTTTTATATGAGAAGTCAATACTCACCCAAATTATTGATCACTATCAAAGTGCGTTCATCCCAGTTAGACTGATCCTTGACAATGTGATTGTGGGATTTGAATGCATGCACTGGATTCGGAACCCCCGTAAGGCTAAATCGGGTTTTGCAGCCTTAAAATTAGACATGAGAAAGGCCTAAGATCGGATAGAATGGAGTATTTTTGGAAGCAATGTTGCTGAAATTGGGTTTTGTGACATCTTGGGTGAGGCTGATTTTGAGATGCATCTCAACAATTTCTTATTCTTTCCGCATTAATCAGTCCATTTTTGGTGTCACTCATCCTTCTCGGGGATTAAGACAGGGAGATCCTCTTTCTCCTTTTCTATTTGATATTTGTGCTCAAGGTTTATCGAAGATCATTTCGAATGTAGTGGATCGGAAGCTAATTCGGGGTATTAAGGTGGCACAATCGTATCCTATTATTTCACATTTACTTTTCGTCAATGATAGCCTTATTTCCTTTCGAGCATCCAATACGGACTGTTTACAAGTACAGAATTGTCTCAAGATATATGAAAAGACATCCGGACAGATGGTCAGTTTTGACAAATCAGCCTTAACGTTCAGTCCAAGCACCTAACTTCAGACCATTGAAAGTATTAGACAGACTTTTATAATTCCAGTGGTTAAGGGACACGATCAATATTTAGATAGCCAACCTTCTCCTTGAGAAATAAAAGGACCAAATTTGATTACTTGCATGAACGAGTCCTTAAAAAATCTCAAAGTTGGAATTCtaagcttttctccatgggtgGTCGATAAGTCCTTATCAAATCAATGTTACAAGCCATCCCAACCTACGCATTGTCATGCTTCAAACTTCCGATTACTTTATGCCTCAATATTTTTTGCTAAGTTTTGGTGGAATGCTCATGGTGATAAAAAAGAATGCACTGGACCAAATGGAAAAGTATTTGTCTGCCTAAAGGAGTCAGAGGTATGGGATTCAGACACTTAAGCGCTTCTAGCAAAACAAGTGTGGAGAATTATTCAATATCCAAATTCCTTACTGGCGCGAGTGCTTAAAAGCAGATATTTTAGAAGTAAAGACGTCATGCTGGCAGATTTAGGTCCAAGACCGTCTTTTGTTTGGTGTTCTTTGATTTGAGGTAGGGATCTTCTTGAAAAGAGGCTGTGCTGGAGAGTTGGGAATGGAAATTCTATATTGGCACATCAAGATTATTGGCTATCGATTTTGCCTGAAGGTTGGGGCAGTCACCCCTCGAATATGAATTCCAGTTTTACAGTGGCACGATTTATTCAAGATGGGATTTAGGATGAACATGAAGTGAGGCTTCATTTTCCATATGTTGCAGCAGAAGCCATACTTAATACTTTTTTGAAGCATCAAGGGAGTGAGGACATTCGTTATTGGAAATACAGCAAAGACAAAAAATATTCGGTTATGAGCACATATCTTTCGGAAATTAAATGTACAGCTCCCCTACCGTTTCAATTGAATCAACCACATCAAGATTGGTGGAAAAGAATCTGGACTCTTAAACTCCCACCATGGTTTGCGGAAACGGCCGTTCCGGAACGGGAACGAGGCCTACCTTGACGAAGTGCCGGGGTGTGAACGTTGATGCTTTGGATCGTCGTTACATAGATAAAAAACACCGTGTTATCGGTGGAATGTCATGGATCGACGAAACGACACGGAACGGAacgttaaaaagaaaaaaatggaaCGATAGTCGAGTCCTCGACCCAAGagcttctttttctttttctttttttctctttttttaacCCAAGAAATTGTGAAGAGCTCTTGGGTAGAGGTCTTCACAACTGGGTCGAGCTGTTTGAAGAGTGGTCGAGCTCGACCCAAACTTTTCTGTCGAGTTGAAGAGCTCGACCCACTCTTTTGGGTCGAGTTGGTCGATTTAGATACAAAAtatcttttcaaataatgtctcATAATGAACCTACATTTGCGAgatatattttcaaataatgtaCATTGCatttattatttgatttgaaaGCAACATGTAATGCttaaatatatcatttttttgATTTGCATATCACACACATATCCATACTCAATTTTGTAGCTGAAATTATGCCGTACTCAGAATTATAAGGTATGaatatattttgttttcttttgaaataatacattatatttctttatcttttgtatttaaaatttcaaaattgttgaaatttgataaatatttgggcttttggtattttgtttgaatttttatattttgtataagtCAATATAAGTATTCTAAATCCTTGCCTGGTGTTTTATAGAATTCTGGAGATTATAAAGTTAATATTTGCGTTCAAAGGTACGAAATTTTATAAGGTACGATATCTTCTTTCTTCtaagtaaaatatttttctccGTTGATATTTTCAGTAGATTGTATTAATCAGTTTACTTTTTGCATCTTCGATAACAAATAACATGGATCACTAAGTATTTTGAAGAATGCCTCCAAAACTTGATATTGGTTGGGAGTTTGATAAACCCATTGGAGATAATCGAAAGACAATACAATGCAAATTTTGTGAAAAAGTTGTAAGCGGAGGAATTACAAGGTTAAAACAACATATTGCACATGTTTCTGGAAATGTTGAGTCATGTAGTAAAGCTCCAAAGGAGATATTATTGATGTTACAGAAACATGATATTTCATATTTCAGTGGATTGCACCAACAAAAAAAGACAGCTGATTTTATATTATCTCTTTTGTATAAAGTTATTGACGAGATTGGAGAGGAAAATATTGTACATGTGGTTACAGATAGTGAAAGTGCAAATAAGGCTGTTGATCAGAAATTTATGATTAAAAGACCTCACTTGTTTTGGTCACCTTGTGCTGCACACTGCATTGATCTTATGCTTGAAGATATTGGTATGATGTCAAAGGTAAAAAAGTTCATTGACAAAGCAAATCAAATAACAAGTTTTATATACAACAACGATAAAATCGTGAACTTAATGAAAATCTACACAAATGATCGTGAATTAGAAAGTCTCGTCCGATATTGCCAAGATTTGAAGAGATTGTGTACTTCAATTGAGTGGCAGGAGTACAAAAATACAAGCAAGAGAAGAAAAGATGCTGAAAAAATTGCAGCAATCATTTTGGACACTAGATTTTGGAAGACGGCTCGTGACATATGTGCAATTATGGAACCTCTTGTAAAATTTTTGAAGTTGGTTGATCAAGACAACAAGCCAACTCTATCCATTATTTATGAAGCAATGGATAGATATAAATTGTCTATAAAAGAAAGTGTAAAAGACTGCCAATCGTACTGGGATGTGATTGATGAACGTTGGTATAGTCAATTACACCAACACCTACACGCTGCAGGTAAATTAGATGATATTTATGTGAATTTACATAAAGTAAAAATTCACTGTTGTAGTTatcatcatatatttttttaaaatatttgtgtgTTTTTAGCATATTTTCTCCATCCAATGCTCCAATATTCTGGAACTTGTGTTTTTACCGATGAAGTCAAACGAGGATTAAAGGTTGTAGTCAAGAGACTAGAACCTGATTTAAATGCACAAGCTTCAAAAATTAGCGAGGtatgatatttataaaatttccaCAACATTTTTCATATCCAGTatactatattttttttatcaaacatgTTTTACAGATTAAACTGTTCACGGAACAAATGGGAGAGTTTGGATCCCCACTTGCCAAAACAGCAGTTAAAAAAAGTCTTCCATGTTTGAACatctttatatttttcataaacattaaaatgaTACCATGCATATCATTTGTTCTTTTATCAGCTGAATAGTGGAATGATTACGGTGAAGAAGCTCCCCACTTGAGAAAAATTACAATTAAAGTCCTTAGCTAGACATGTTCATCTTTTGGTTGTGAGAGAAATTGGAGTACATGGTCTCTAATACATACTAAGCTTCACAACCGTTTGGCGATAGAAAAGTTGCATAAATTGGTATATGTCCATTACAATATGCGATTAAGAGTACGTAAATTGttgaaaaaaaatgaagatGATGATTATTATGGTCCAAGAGACCTTGATCACATATTCAAAGatgatgatattttaaatgaatgGACAAGAGATAATAACTCCCCTGTATTGCAAGATGATGACTTATAATGGTTAGAATAAGGCCATGAAACATCAAATGCCTAGGATCACAAGATGACATTTAGTGGTCAAAGTCATTCTAAGAATAAAATCAATGAGGGCACCTCAAGAGTATCAAAATACAAAGGAATCATATCTTCTGATGGTGATGAAACTGAAAATAACGGTAGCGGTGATGATAGTAGTGATTGAAACAATCGTGAAAGTGGTAAAAAAAAGAACACGTAGACCAAACACATCAAGATGATAAGGATGATACTGGAATGACATGGGCATGAAGGAAAGAGAATTATTTTGCCACGCAAGACACTGATCATGGGTATCGCCTTGGGATAGAGGAACAACATCGTTTTTTAGCAAGTTTGTCAGGGTTCTCGAGCGCCGAAGACAATGAACATTTTAGTACATCTTCACATTCATATATGGTTGTTGAGGAACAAATAAAAAATCTTGGCTTGGTGTGTAACCAACAATTTCAATCCGGAGATGATTATAGATCAAGAAATTGCACTTGAGGCTCTAAAAAATTTGGTCGTGGTGCCATTGGATATAACGAACCTAGCTTTGGGTATTCTGATAGTTATAGTACTAGAATGATCATTCTTCATCTAATGCAAGTGGAATTAGAAATTATGGATTTGATTATGAGCCATCTCAATATATCAATCACATGATTAATCAATTTAAAAGGTATTCTAATAATGGACAAAATAGATATTATGACCATCAATCATTCGCAGCAGGTGATGTTAGACATTATGAACATGGATATGTATCTTCAAGTGAGGCTAGTAATTATTTTAGGCATCGAGAATTTGGAGACCGTCATCATCGTGATGAAGCGTTATTAAATCCACATTCATTACGCCACACCGATGCCGTTTTGAATCCTCGGTTCAATCAATATCCTGGTGGACAACACAACACTGATTTATATCCATGAACATATGGTGAAGATCGATTTTCTTAGTTGAATTTCGAGGGAGAGTATACTGATGATTTATTTCCTGTACGTCACTCTTTTTTGTATTAGTCTCGATAGTATAACATTTGCATGTATTTTTCTATATTAATATTGTCATATAGTTTTATGTCAATATATCAATTTTCATTcaatttatatttcatttattattgttattttattctcATTTATATCGTATATATAACTTAATATGGTTAACAATAATTTGACTAGGAACGTTTGTAAAGCACATCAATTGATCTAAGA
The sequence above is a segment of the Primulina tabacum isolate GXHZ01 chromosome 6, ASM2559414v2, whole genome shotgun sequence genome. Coding sequences within it:
- the LOC142550208 gene encoding uncharacterized protein LOC142550208, which gives rise to MPPKLDIGWEFDKPIGDNRKTIQCKFCEKVVSGGITRLKQHIAHVSGNVESCSKAPKEILLMLQKHDISYFSGLHQQKKTADFILSLLYKVIDEIGEENIVHVVTDSESANKAVDQKFMIKRPHLFWSPCAAHCIDLMLEDIGMMSKVKKFIDKANQITSFIYNNDKIVNLMKIYTNDRELESLVRYCQDLKRLCTSIEWQEYKNTSKRRKDAEKIAAIILDTRFWKTARDICAIMEPLVKFLKLVDQDNKPTLSIIYEAMDRYKLSIKESVKDCQSYWDVIDERWYSQLHQHLHAAAYFLHPMLQYSGTCVFTDEVKRGLKVVVKRLEPDLNAQASKISEV